A part of Chroicocephalus ridibundus chromosome 5, bChrRid1.1, whole genome shotgun sequence genomic DNA contains:
- the LOC134516050 gene encoding C-type lectin domain family 4 member F-like: protein MAEAEPDLYERLQIRYPPSPTRVLAPGSPPAASRWTLGTVLAVGMGVVLVATLAALITLYVQGQAELRAARAELVAVGAHPLPDPDGPLNPSESPAAAQRRKEQLGRWLQGLSLGWRYHQGKIYYFSREPKPWSEAEAACRFTHSYLTSITSLEEQDYLAQEARGGSYWIGLTATGPGGSWRWVDGATYSQAQSFWAPGQPDSTDHGQWGQEDCAQIHPVRNGLWNDHNCNFTFPWICKRDLSMP, encoded by the exons ATGGCGGAGGCAGAGCCAGACCTGTATGAGAGACTGCAGATCCGTTACCCACCCAGCCCCACTCGAG TACTGGCACCTGGATCTCCTCCAGCCGCATCCCGCTGGACGCTGGGCACCGTCCTGGCCGTGGGCATGGGGGTGGTCCTGGTGGCCACCCTGGCAGCCCTCATCACCCTGT ACGTGCAGGGCCAGGCGGAGCTGCGGGCAGCACGGGCAGAGCTGGTGGCCGTTGGAGCCCATCCGCTGCCTGACCCTGATG GTCCCTTGAACCCCAGTGAGAGCCCGGCAGCGGCGCAAAGGCGGAAGGAGCAGCTCG GGCGGTGGCTGCAGGGGCTGTCCCTGGGATGGCGGTACCACCAGGGGAAGATCTACTACTTCTCGAGGGAGCCGAAGCCCTGGAGTGAGGCGGAGGCCGCCTGCCGCTTCACCCACTCCTACCTCACCTCCATCACCAGCCTTGAGGAGCAG GACTACCTGGCGCAGGAAGCAAGGGGAGGATCCTACTGGATTGGGCTGACAGCCACGGGCCCCGGGGGCTCTTGGCGCTGGGTGGATGGAGCTACCTACTCCCAGGCCCAGAG TTTCTGGGCACCGGGGCAGCCGGACAGCACAgaccacgggcagtggggccaggAGGACTGCGCCCAGATCCACCCTGTGCGCAACGGCCTCTGGAACGACCACAACTGCAACTTCACCTTCCCTTGGATCTGCAAGAGGGACCTGAGCATGCCCTGA
- the AP5S1 gene encoding AP-5 complex subunit sigma-1 yields MVRAFVLLALGGPGPPRPAPCRVLYARAFGTPPETDTPPGTGDPSRQRLRRKEQLLAVARQVATQCQLLQSSSGRPSSPQLPQLPDEPMSLQDAPGGLFQLPSGDPFPERVTVAWLSVVALAFALVCDPQENVSLAEITLRRLAPRLLASLRLLGPGADVLLRPEAADVLLDRLLPHGQMLFLNEHFLQAVDREMGIKASR; encoded by the exons ATGGTGCGGGCGTTCGTGCTGCTGGCGCTGGGcgggcccggccccccgcgccccgccccctgCCGCGTGCTGTACGCGCGCGCCTTCGGTACCCCCCCCGAGACCgacaccccccccggcaccggggacCCTTCCCGGCAGCGCCTCCGCCGCAAGGAGCAGCTGCTGGCCGTGGCCAG GCAAGTGGCCACCCAGTGCCAGCTGCTTCAGTCATCCTCGGGGCGCCCGTCCTCCCCCCAACTCCCCCAGCTCCCCGATGAGCCGATGTCACTGCAAGACGCCCCGGGGGGGCTTTTCCAGCTGCCCTCCGGGGACCCCTTCCCCGAACGGGTGACGGTAGCCTGGCTGTCGGTCGTGGCCCTCGCCTTCGCTTTGGTTTGTGACCCTCAAGAGAATGTATCGCTTGCCGAAATCACCCTGCGCCGCCTGGCCCCCCGCCTGCTCGCCTCCCTGCGCCTCCTCGGCCCCGGCGCCGACGTCCTGCTCCGACCCGAGGCCGCTGACGTCCTCCTCGATCGTCTCCTGCCCCACGGGCAGATGCTTTTCCTCAACGAACACTTCCTCCAGGCAGTGGACCGGGAGATGGGCATCAAAGCATCCCGCTGA